Proteins encoded within one genomic window of Halobacteroides halobius DSM 5150:
- a CDS encoding efflux RND transporter permease subunit, whose product MMKLSDFSVERPVTVVMMVLLVLLLGTVSLTKLPVDLLPKLDLPYAVVMTNYSGAAPKQIEETVTKPIEEAIATVDNVKNIISISNPGSSLVIVEFDWGTDLNFATLDMRENISLVERMLPDDVGNPRVLKFDPTQMPIMRIGMSGDGSLENLKAIGKDVFKPTLERIPGVASVSVLGGLTREIQINVDQERLMAYGLTLNQISSSLRQSNLNLSGGSITRGNKNLLLKTVGEFNSIDQIRNLELLTPQGAKISLKHVAKIIDTHKEIDQYTYLNGKRSIGLSIQKQSGANTVEVAKAVKKELANLKKQVNTDIQLEIVQDQAEFIAKAVNSVKKNGLIGAGLAMLVLFLFLRDIRSTFIIGTAIPISVVVAFTLMYFADLTLNLMTLGGVALGIGMLVDNAIVVLENIYRHRQENESRLAAAKKGTAEVGTAIMASTLTTAAVFLPIVYIEGLASQLFGSLALTVTFSLVASLLVALTLIPMLSSKLLTVKDKFTDAEQEFEFGAITQWYQNLLKGALRLRYLIVALTIVIIVGFGLGVYTEVIPLKSEFIPKTDQGAFTINIDLAQGKKVAKTKQIVKQVEAYVQKIPEVDVTYSSAGGSGGMMSSGSSGTGQILVKLVDQSRRTRSTSQIVERLRNKVTNIVGAEIKITPQTSIMGGGGGGRSPIEVMIQGPSIKKLTSIAHDIEKEVKEVSGTRNVKVSISKSRPEAQVKLKRDLAKELGFNIAAVAKTIKTAVKGQVVTKYQESGEEVDVRLQLRDQEANNLSELKELNVTSRTGITVPLAQIAKVRLTNGLTSIERENQQRIVRVQTSYYGKSLSEVQQGIKKRVSKLDIPAGYTIEYGGQVKDMRQSFGDLGFALVLAVILVYMVIASQFESLIHPLTIMFTVPLSLIGAVLGLVLTGNPLSVPGIIGMIMLAGIVVNNAIVMIDYINTRRKTESREEAILKAGPIRLRPIMMTTLTTVLGLVPIGLGIGEGSEVQQPMAIVVIAGLLFATILTLVVLPAIYSVVDDISKTLKGFIKRLLHGQQENTIEA is encoded by the coding sequence ATGATGAAACTATCTGATTTTTCAGTAGAAAGACCTGTGACAGTAGTAATGATGGTCTTATTGGTTTTATTATTAGGAACCGTTTCATTAACTAAATTACCAGTAGATCTGTTACCTAAATTGGATTTGCCTTACGCAGTTGTTATGACTAATTATTCTGGAGCTGCTCCTAAACAAATTGAAGAAACAGTAACTAAGCCTATTGAAGAAGCTATTGCAACTGTTGATAACGTAAAGAATATAATATCAATTAGTAATCCTGGGAGCTCCTTGGTAATAGTAGAGTTTGACTGGGGAACAGATTTAAATTTCGCTACTTTAGATATGAGAGAGAATATATCTTTAGTCGAGCGGATGTTACCAGATGATGTAGGTAATCCAAGAGTACTAAAGTTTGATCCAACCCAAATGCCAATTATGAGAATTGGTATGTCAGGTGATGGTAGTTTAGAGAATTTAAAAGCAATAGGAAAAGATGTATTTAAACCGACTTTGGAAAGAATTCCGGGTGTTGCTTCAGTAAGTGTATTAGGTGGTTTAACTAGAGAAATTCAAATTAATGTAGACCAAGAAAGATTGATGGCTTATGGATTAACCCTAAATCAAATAAGTTCTAGTTTACGGCAGTCTAATTTAAATCTATCAGGTGGTTCAATTACAAGAGGTAATAAAAATCTGTTACTAAAGACAGTAGGAGAGTTTAATAGTATAGACCAGATTAGAAATTTAGAATTACTTACTCCTCAAGGGGCCAAGATTAGTTTAAAGCATGTAGCTAAGATTATAGACACACATAAAGAAATAGATCAGTATACTTATCTAAATGGGAAGAGAAGTATTGGCTTATCAATTCAAAAACAGAGTGGAGCTAATACAGTTGAAGTAGCTAAGGCTGTCAAAAAAGAATTAGCTAATTTAAAAAAGCAAGTTAATACTGATATTCAATTGGAGATTGTTCAAGATCAAGCAGAATTTATTGCTAAAGCGGTTAATAGTGTTAAGAAGAATGGTTTAATTGGTGCCGGATTAGCTATGTTAGTGTTATTTCTTTTTCTAAGAGATATCAGAAGTACATTTATAATTGGTACAGCAATTCCAATTTCAGTTGTTGTTGCTTTTACTTTAATGTACTTTGCTGATTTAACTTTAAATTTGATGACTTTAGGTGGAGTAGCTTTAGGGATTGGAATGTTAGTAGATAATGCTATAGTAGTATTAGAAAATATCTATCGGCATCGGCAAGAAAATGAGAGTAGATTAGCTGCAGCTAAAAAAGGAACAGCAGAAGTAGGAACGGCTATTATGGCATCTACTTTGACTACAGCTGCTGTATTTTTACCAATTGTTTATATTGAAGGATTGGCTTCTCAATTATTTGGGTCATTGGCTCTAACAGTTACTTTTTCATTAGTAGCATCTTTATTGGTAGCTTTAACTTTAATTCCAATGTTATCTTCTAAGCTGTTGACTGTTAAAGATAAATTTACTGATGCAGAACAAGAATTTGAGTTTGGAGCTATTACCCAATGGTATCAGAATCTATTAAAGGGTGCTTTAAGGTTAAGATATTTAATAGTGGCGCTGACAATAGTTATTATAGTTGGTTTTGGATTAGGAGTTTATACTGAGGTTATTCCGTTAAAATCGGAGTTTATTCCTAAGACAGACCAAGGAGCTTTTACTATAAATATTGATTTGGCCCAAGGTAAGAAAGTAGCTAAAACTAAACAAATAGTAAAGCAGGTTGAAGCTTATGTACAAAAGATTCCTGAAGTTGATGTTACTTATAGTTCTGCTGGTGGATCAGGTGGAATGATGAGTAGTGGAAGTTCAGGAACCGGACAAATATTAGTTAAATTAGTTGATCAAAGCAGGAGAACTAGAAGCACTAGTCAAATAGTAGAGAGATTACGTAATAAGGTTACAAATATTGTTGGTGCAGAAATTAAGATTACCCCACAAACCTCTATTATGGGAGGAGGTGGCGGTGGTCGTTCTCCTATAGAAGTAATGATCCAAGGGCCAAGTATAAAAAAGCTGACCTCAATTGCTCATGATATAGAAAAGGAAGTAAAAGAAGTATCAGGTACTAGAAATGTTAAGGTTAGTATTAGTAAGAGTAGACCTGAAGCCCAAGTTAAATTAAAGAGGGATTTAGCTAAAGAATTAGGCTTTAATATTGCTGCTGTTGCTAAAACGATTAAGACAGCAGTTAAAGGGCAAGTAGTAACTAAGTATCAAGAAAGTGGAGAAGAAGTTGATGTTAGATTACAGTTAAGGGATCAGGAAGCTAATAACTTAAGTGAATTAAAAGAATTAAATGTAACATCTAGGACCGGAATTACAGTTCCTTTAGCTCAAATAGCTAAGGTAAGGCTAACTAATGGTTTAACCAGTATCGAAAGAGAAAATCAACAACGGATTGTTAGAGTTCAAACTTCTTATTACGGAAAAAGTTTAAGTGAAGTTCAACAGGGAATTAAGAAGAGAGTTAGTAAATTAGATATTCCGGCTGGATATACCATTGAGTATGGTGGCCAGGTTAAGGATATGCGGCAGTCTTTTGGAGATTTAGGTTTTGCTTTAGTATTAGCAGTTATCCTAGTTTATATGGTAATTGCTTCTCAATTTGAATCCTTGATTCATCCACTAACTATTATGTTTACAGTACCATTATCTTTGATTGGAGCAGTATTAGGATTAGTCTTAACTGGTAACCCATTAAGTGTACCAGGGATAATTGGGATGATTATGTTAGCAGGGATTGTAGTGAATAATGCTATTGTAATGATTGATTATATTAATACCAGACGTAAAACGGAAAGCAGAGAGGAAGCTATCTTAAAAGCTGGGCCAATTCGTTTAAGACCAATTATGATGACAACCTTAACTACTGTGTTAGGATTAGTTCCAATTGGTTTAGGGATAGGAGAAGGATCAGAGGTGCAACAACCAATGGCTATAGTAGTAATTGCTGGATTGTTATTTGCTACTATTTTAACATTAGTTGTGTTACCTGCTATTTATTCTGTAGTTGATGATATCTCTAAAACCTTAAAAGGATTCATTAAAAGATTGCTCCATGGTCAACAAGAAAATACAATAGAAGCATAG
- a CDS encoding efflux RND transporter periplasmic adaptor subunit, whose product MISQQKQLVIIIVILGLIIGGIIGCSQNQAQPTTKSQPPKQEQVTPVEVTLANVGKVIKSITVTGQAKPLKKVQITPQLQAKVENVLVEVGDKVKTGSKLLQLNQENFKIQVEQAKARLDVAQANLNKLLAGTREEKIAQLKAQLKQTKVNYKQAKSNYERHKKLFEKEIISQQQLEASKSRYISAKSSYQSTKESLEMAKEGATKEQIAVLKAQINQAKKGMEAAQLRLDKAIVTAPISGTVAKVEIEEGEIATPKPLISLVNLNQVIIETYISEQNITKLNLGQQVAINISALDKNFTGKIMTISPVIDPVKKKYLVKIKINNPGPIKAGMYAKVKIQTDQSLSRIVIPQQAVMIEDNNRYVYLVKGNRVVKEIVKTGLTAQGKVAILNGINLGEKVITNGLDQVTSGDRVRVINRGDE is encoded by the coding sequence ATGATTAGCCAGCAAAAACAATTAGTTATTATTATAGTTATATTGGGGTTGATTATAGGAGGGATTATTGGTTGTAGTCAAAACCAAGCTCAACCAACTACTAAGTCACAACCTCCAAAGCAAGAACAAGTTACACCTGTAGAAGTAACTTTAGCTAATGTGGGAAAAGTAATAAAAAGTATTACAGTAACGGGCCAAGCTAAACCGCTAAAAAAAGTTCAAATTACTCCACAACTTCAGGCTAAAGTAGAAAATGTATTAGTAGAAGTTGGAGATAAAGTAAAGACTGGCAGTAAGTTACTACAGTTAAACCAAGAAAATTTTAAAATACAAGTTGAGCAAGCTAAAGCTAGATTGGATGTAGCTCAAGCCAACTTAAACAAATTATTAGCAGGGACTAGAGAAGAAAAGATTGCTCAATTAAAAGCTCAATTGAAACAGACTAAGGTTAATTATAAACAGGCTAAGAGTAATTATGAACGACATAAGAAATTATTTGAAAAAGAAATCATATCACAGCAACAATTAGAAGCTAGTAAAAGTAGATATATTAGTGCTAAAAGTAGCTATCAATCAACTAAAGAAAGCTTAGAGATGGCTAAAGAAGGTGCTACTAAGGAGCAAATTGCTGTTTTAAAAGCTCAAATTAATCAAGCTAAGAAAGGTATGGAAGCAGCTCAATTACGATTAGATAAAGCAATAGTTACAGCACCAATTTCTGGAACAGTTGCTAAAGTGGAGATTGAAGAAGGTGAGATAGCTACACCTAAACCTTTAATTTCACTGGTAAATCTTAATCAAGTGATAATTGAGACTTATATAAGTGAGCAAAATATAACTAAGTTAAACTTAGGTCAGCAAGTTGCAATAAATATATCAGCTTTAGATAAGAATTTTACAGGAAAAATTATGACTATTAGTCCAGTAATTGATCCAGTTAAGAAAAAGTATCTAGTAAAGATCAAAATTAATAATCCTGGGCCAATTAAAGCAGGGATGTATGCCAAAGTTAAAATTCAAACAGACCAGAGTTTAAGTAGAATAGTAATTCCGCAACAAGCAGTAATGATAGAAGACAATAACAGATATGTTTATTTAGTTAAAGGTAATCGAGTAGTTAAAGAAATAGTAAAAACTGGTTTGACTGCCCAAGGTAAAGTAGCTATTTTAAATGGCATTAATCTTGGAGAAAAAGTAATTACTAATGGTTTAGACCAAGTGACTTCGGGAGATAGAGTAAGAGTCATCAACCGAGGTGATGAATGA
- a CDS encoding TolC family protein yields the protein MKKRLIISAILISLLISGISYAAEKRFLSKKQVIDLALRQNQKLDKLRQDIKIAQAKLGGAKSAFYPNIGLNSSYTRFKEKQRLTMSKNKNSFAVGLNLQQPIFLGGQLWSTYQQMQNNLKVAKLKLQEEKKKIKYQVLEQYYNILKVKKMIEVTKQQLKRIKQYLEVAKVNLEVGIATKTDVLQAKVNYNQAQQRLLQVKNRLQLAKLALQNSLGISSQVKLKFNKELNWQPVDIVDNPYQYALKNRIQFDILKLQAKNLKLNLQRVRNKDKYPNLNLMINYQARDKEFTVKDGSLQLTLNLQYNLFDGGKDEAKIKEMTKSIDKFRISQQQIEDQIRLQVKQTILNLKEARQRIKLNKLNLQKAKENLEHTKLKFKEGMITSLEMLGAETTLKQVKTDYYQAIYDYNLAQAKLNMVLGKEEINND from the coding sequence ATGAAGAAAAGATTAATTATATCAGCAATCTTGATTTCATTATTAATATCTGGAATTAGTTATGCGGCAGAAAAAAGATTTTTATCTAAGAAACAAGTAATAGATTTGGCGTTAAGACAAAATCAAAAGTTAGATAAATTAAGGCAGGATATAAAAATAGCTCAAGCTAAACTTGGTGGGGCTAAAAGTGCCTTTTATCCTAATATTGGTTTAAATAGTAGTTATACTAGGTTTAAAGAGAAGCAGAGATTAACGATGTCTAAAAATAAAAATAGTTTTGCAGTTGGATTAAATCTGCAACAACCTATTTTTTTAGGTGGACAGTTATGGTCTACATATCAACAGATGCAAAACAATCTTAAAGTAGCTAAATTAAAGCTACAAGAAGAGAAGAAAAAGATCAAGTATCAAGTTCTAGAGCAATATTATAATATTTTAAAGGTTAAAAAGATGATTGAAGTTACTAAACAGCAACTTAAGAGAATTAAACAGTACTTAGAGGTAGCTAAAGTTAATTTAGAGGTAGGAATTGCTACTAAAACGGATGTATTACAGGCTAAGGTAAATTATAATCAAGCCCAACAGAGATTATTACAGGTTAAGAATCGTTTACAGCTTGCTAAGTTAGCTTTACAAAATAGCTTAGGAATATCAAGCCAGGTAAAACTAAAGTTTAATAAAGAATTAAACTGGCAACCAGTAGATATTGTTGATAATCCTTATCAATATGCACTAAAGAATAGAATTCAGTTTGATATATTGAAGTTACAAGCAAAAAATCTAAAGTTGAATTTACAACGAGTTAGAAATAAAGATAAATATCCTAACCTTAATTTAATGATTAATTATCAAGCGCGAGATAAAGAATTTACTGTTAAAGATGGTAGTTTACAATTAACATTAAATTTACAGTATAATTTATTTGATGGAGGTAAAGATGAAGCTAAAATAAAAGAGATGACTAAAAGTATAGATAAATTTAGAATTAGTCAGCAACAGATTGAAGATCAAATTAGATTACAAGTAAAGCAAACGATATTAAATTTAAAGGAAGCTAGGCAAAGAATAAAATTAAATAAACTTAATTTGCAAAAAGCAAAAGAGAATTTAGAACATACTAAGCTTAAATTCAAAGAAGGAATGATTACGAGTTTAGAGATGTTAGGAGCGGAAACAACCCTAAAACAAGTAAAAACAGATTATTACCAAGCAATTTATGATTATAATTTAGCCCAAGCTAAATTGAATATGGTGTTAGGCAAGGAGGAAATAAATAATGATTAG
- a CDS encoding TetR/AcrR family transcriptional regulator yields the protein MPEDNKEHRIIDAALQLFSEQGYHKTTVSQIAQEAEVAKGTVYWYFDSKKDLFRGILISGIEKLHCRVKKTIAKENTAINKLERLVELFLEFFKNGQQVSKMYEENTTSIDAEFKEKLIELREDMIITIATIIEEGKKSGELKSEINNQELANLLLGMTKVYNPHFCNTEFISIDKAQLILDVFLNGIGKE from the coding sequence ATGCCTGAAGATAATAAAGAACATCGAATTATTGATGCTGCACTACAATTATTTTCTGAGCAAGGTTATCATAAGACTACTGTTAGTCAAATTGCTCAAGAGGCTGAAGTAGCTAAAGGAACAGTTTATTGGTATTTTGATAGTAAAAAAGATCTTTTTAGAGGGATTTTAATATCAGGAATTGAAAAATTACATTGCCGAGTTAAGAAAACAATAGCAAAAGAGAATACAGCAATAAATAAATTAGAGAGGCTAGTAGAGTTATTTTTAGAATTCTTTAAAAATGGTCAGCAAGTTTCTAAAATGTATGAAGAGAATACAACAAGTATTGATGCAGAATTTAAGGAAAAACTTATAGAATTAAGAGAAGATATGATAATAACAATCGCAACTATAATTGAGGAGGGAAAGAAGAGTGGAGAATTGAAATCTGAAATTAATAATCAAGAGTTAGCTAATCTTTTATTGGGGATGACTAAAGTATATAATCCTCATTTTTGTAATACTGAATTTATAAGTATTGATAAAGCTCAATTGATACTTGATGTATTTTTAAATGGAATAGGAAAGGAGTAA
- a CDS encoding MFS transporter: MYFKVFNLFFYMGIAALTYLNVYFKNVGLTSSQIGFINSVAKGVSLVILPLWGMISDYYKISKRLLIIAVLGAMLASLTFLLTDSFYMIMLVMSVFFIFWSPIIPLADAQLLGYLGKNGNQYGKYRVWGSLGYTLLVPIIGYLIEQTTATNLFYYMGVIFFISLFTVRKLPTSNVTLEIANVKDFKKLLKRGKLLKFILFIFFINLTLSTNNIFFPLYVIDHGGGETLIGLALMIAAASEMFIFHYSDGIIERFDLKYIFLISALAFALRWFLLASFPISMVFLGSQLLHSITFGLLHAVSVDFINLICGDKFKATGQNLYATTKGISSIVGSSIGGIIYGSLGGSILYFYLSLVALVTGLIYFTFLNSRDKVVAVEN, from the coding sequence ATGTATTTTAAAGTATTTAATTTGTTTTTTTATATGGGTATTGCGGCTTTAACTTATTTAAATGTTTATTTTAAAAATGTTGGCTTAACATCAAGTCAAATTGGCTTTATTAATTCAGTAGCTAAAGGAGTTTCTTTAGTTATTTTGCCACTATGGGGTATGATATCTGATTACTATAAAATAAGTAAACGGTTATTAATTATAGCAGTACTAGGAGCTATGCTTGCTAGTTTAACTTTTTTATTAACAGATAGCTTTTATATGATTATGCTAGTTATGAGTGTCTTTTTTATTTTTTGGAGCCCCATTATTCCCTTAGCTGATGCACAGTTGCTTGGTTATTTAGGAAAGAATGGAAACCAATATGGGAAGTATCGAGTTTGGGGGTCTTTAGGCTACACTTTATTAGTGCCTATAATAGGTTATCTTATAGAACAGACTACTGCAACTAATTTGTTTTATTATATGGGGGTTATCTTCTTTATATCATTATTTACAGTAAGAAAGCTTCCTACAAGTAATGTAACATTAGAAATTGCTAATGTTAAAGATTTTAAAAAGTTATTAAAGAGAGGAAAACTATTAAAGTTTATTTTGTTCATATTTTTTATTAATTTAACTTTAAGCACCAATAATATCTTCTTTCCGTTATATGTAATTGATCATGGAGGAGGAGAAACTTTAATAGGTCTAGCTTTAATGATTGCGGCAGCTAGTGAAATGTTTATTTTTCATTATTCAGATGGTATTATAGAAAGATTTGACTTAAAGTACATTTTTTTAATTTCGGCCCTTGCTTTTGCTTTGCGTTGGTTTTTATTAGCCAGTTTTCCTATATCGATGGTGTTTTTAGGATCGCAATTATTACATAGTATAACTTTTGGTTTATTACATGCTGTTTCTGTTGATTTCATAAATTTAATTTGTGGTGATAAATTTAAAGCTACAGGACAGAATTTGTATGCAACAACTAAAGGGATTAGTAGTATTGTTGGTAGTTCTATTGGAGGAATAATTTATGGAAGTTTAGGTGGGTCAATTCTTTATTTTTACTTAAGTTTAGTTGCATTAGTAACTGGGCTAATATACTTTACATTTTTAAACTCTCGAGATAAGGTTGTAGCTGTCGAAAATTAA
- the ltrA gene encoding group II intron reverse transcriptase/maturase: protein MSSLYSIKDLVTKKRHLHCAAQKVLNNGGCGGIDGVEVEEFRENYTKNMSALYRQLTEDRYEPQPVLRTYISKGNGEQRPLGIPVIKDRIAQQAVKQILEIHFEEIFCDCSYGFRPNRSTEDAIKKVEEYKEQGYNWVLDTDVKSYFDTIDHEILMELIAEEVSDGWILDIIRSWLTIGVMTEKGKEETTEGTPQGGVISPLLANIYLHHFDKKMTRRGYKIVRFADDFIIMAKSKAKAERALEVTRQIIENELNLRLHPRKTVITNFNDGFKFLEFKFYNCDYKKPKESSIKSFKDKVRKKTKRNRSIGVAVMIDELNLIIRGWGNSFLLGNIKGLYKKLDGWIRMRVRCFIEGKKAKGQNYRLPNKILRDLGLESLLTDVL, encoded by the coding sequence ATTAGTTCGCTATATAGTATAAAAGATTTAGTGACTAAGAAAAGACATTTACATTGTGCAGCTCAGAAAGTTTTGAATAATGGTGGTTGTGGAGGGATTGACGGTGTAGAAGTTGAAGAATTTAGAGAAAATTACACTAAGAATATGAGTGCTTTATATCGCCAGTTAACAGAAGATAGATATGAGCCACAACCAGTTCTAAGAACGTATATCTCAAAAGGAAATGGAGAACAAAGACCACTAGGTATTCCAGTAATTAAAGACCGAATTGCCCAACAAGCAGTGAAACAGATTCTAGAGATACACTTTGAAGAAATATTCTGCGACTGTTCTTATGGTTTTAGACCTAATAGGTCAACCGAAGATGCAATTAAGAAAGTAGAAGAATATAAAGAACAAGGTTATAATTGGGTATTAGACACAGATGTCAAATCTTACTTTGATACAATAGACCATGAAATTTTAATGGAGCTGATAGCAGAGGAAGTAAGTGATGGTTGGATATTAGATATTATTAGGTCGTGGCTTACTATAGGTGTCATGACTGAGAAAGGAAAAGAAGAAACAACGGAGGGAACTCCACAAGGAGGCGTAATTTCTCCACTTTTAGCAAATATCTACCTACATCACTTTGATAAGAAAATGACGCGTCGAGGATATAAGATAGTTAGATTTGCCGATGACTTTATAATTATGGCTAAGAGTAAAGCTAAAGCAGAACGTGCTTTGGAAGTAACTCGCCAGATTATAGAAAATGAATTAAACTTAAGACTACATCCTCGGAAAACAGTAATTACGAATTTTAATGATGGATTTAAATTTCTAGAATTTAAATTTTATAATTGTGATTATAAAAAGCCAAAAGAGAGCTCTATTAAAAGTTTCAAGGATAAAGTAAGAAAGAAAACCAAAAGGAATAGGTCAATAGGAGTAGCTGTAATGATTGATGAGCTTAATTTAATTATTAGAGGTTGGGGTAATAGTTTTCTACTAGGAAATATTAAAGGACTATATAAAAAGTTAGATGGTTGGATAAGAATGAGAGTACGTTGTTTTATAGAAGGAAAGAAGGCGAAAGGGCAGAATTATCGCCTTCCTAATAAAATATTAAGAGATTTAGGACTAGAATCACTGCTTACCGATGTGCTTTAG
- the thrB gene encoding homoserine kinase, producing the protein MLKLKVPATTANLGPGFDTLGMALELYNTLEVTKIEEGLEIIIEGYGADELPIDEKNLVYQAMNKVFKKTCYYPSGLRLRLSNQVPLARGLGSSATAIVAGMVAANKLTGEKLSTEELLNLATRLEGHPDNVAPALLGGIVVSTLQDKGRVMYEKIAVPELKVVVCIPDYQVSTTEAREVLPKKVDFADAIFNVSHTALLITGLLNQDYDLVGRALEDRLHQPYRQKLLPGFNKLVNKVDKNALGVVLSGSGPTVIALTLDKEEQIGEEMVSIFTEEGIEANYLVTSPTNQGIITY; encoded by the coding sequence ATGCTTAAACTTAAAGTGCCAGCTACTACAGCTAATCTAGGGCCAGGTTTTGATACATTAGGGATGGCCCTTGAATTATATAATACATTAGAAGTAACAAAGATAGAAGAGGGGTTAGAAATAATAATAGAAGGCTATGGGGCAGATGAGTTACCAATTGATGAGAAGAATTTAGTCTATCAGGCAATGAATAAGGTTTTTAAAAAGACTTGTTATTATCCATCTGGATTAAGACTAAGGCTAAGCAATCAAGTGCCCTTGGCCCGTGGTTTAGGAAGTAGTGCTACAGCAATAGTAGCTGGTATGGTAGCTGCTAATAAATTAACCGGAGAGAAATTATCGACCGAAGAGTTACTTAATTTAGCAACAAGATTAGAAGGCCATCCTGATAATGTAGCTCCTGCTTTATTAGGTGGAATTGTTGTTTCTACATTACAAGATAAGGGAAGAGTAATGTACGAAAAGATAGCTGTTCCAGAATTAAAAGTAGTTGTTTGTATTCCAGATTATCAGGTGTCAACTACTGAAGCTAGAGAAGTTTTACCTAAAAAAGTAGATTTTGCAGATGCTATTTTTAATGTGAGTCATACTGCATTATTAATTACAGGCTTATTGAATCAGGATTATGATTTAGTTGGTAGAGCTTTAGAAGATAGATTACATCAACCTTATCGTCAAAAATTACTACCTGGATTTAATAAGTTAGTTAATAAAGTAGATAAAAATGCCTTAGGAGTAGTTTTAAGTGGTTCAGGGCCAACTGTAATAGCTTTGACATTAGATAAAGAAGAGCAGATTGGTGAAGAAATGGTTTCTATATTTACTGAAGAAGGGATAGAAGCTAATTATTTAGTAACTTCTCCTACTAATCAAGGAATAATTACTTATTAA
- a CDS encoding aspartate kinase: protein MGLVVQKYGGSSVADVKRIKRVAERIVKRKRAGNQVVSVVSAMGDQTDELIGLSQQITDTPPKREYDMLVATGEQVSVALLAMAINELGEEVVSLTGSQVGIITDNLHSKAQILEIESERLEKELSQDKIVIVAGFQGVTVNNDITTLGRGGSDTTAVAVATALKADVCEIYTDVDGVYTTDPRVVKEARKLPEVSYEEMLELASLGADVLHPRSVEIAKQYDVKLAVKSSFYCSPGTYIKEVAKLEKTNVVSGVTCNQDEVKISIVGVPDEPGIASKVFKKLAEQGINVDMIIQNLHYDDLNDITFTIEDDDLNQAKTILEKLKQELSYKELITDSDVAKVSIVGAGMVTNSGVAAKMFDALGSEEINIEMISTSEIKISCLLDKSEADEAVQVIHDSFNLSNLSGQDA from the coding sequence ATGGGACTAGTGGTACAAAAATATGGTGGTAGTTCTGTTGCTGATGTAAAAAGAATAAAAAGAGTTGCTGAAAGAATTGTAAAAAGAAAGAGAGCAGGAAATCAAGTAGTATCTGTAGTATCTGCTATGGGAGATCAAACGGATGAATTAATTGGGTTATCTCAGCAGATTACTGATACTCCTCCTAAGCGTGAGTATGATATGTTAGTTGCTACTGGAGAACAAGTTTCAGTGGCTTTATTAGCAATGGCTATTAATGAATTAGGTGAAGAAGTTGTTTCTTTAACTGGTTCTCAAGTAGGAATTATCACTGATAATTTACACAGTAAGGCTCAGATTTTGGAAATTGAATCGGAAAGATTAGAAAAAGAACTAAGTCAGGATAAGATTGTTATTGTGGCAGGATTTCAGGGGGTAACGGTTAATAATGATATTACTACTTTAGGTCGTGGTGGATCAGATACTACTGCTGTGGCTGTAGCTACTGCCCTAAAGGCTGATGTGTGTGAAATCTATACTGATGTAGATGGTGTTTATACGACAGACCCTAGAGTTGTAAAAGAAGCACGTAAATTACCAGAGGTTTCTTATGAAGAGATGTTAGAATTAGCTAGTTTAGGAGCTGACGTTTTACATCCTAGATCTGTAGAAATTGCTAAGCAATATGATGTTAAATTAGCAGTTAAGTCAAGTTTTTATTGTAGTCCAGGAACATATATCAAGGAGGTAGCAAAATTGGAAAAGACTAATGTAGTAAGTGGTGTCACTTGTAATCAAGATGAGGTCAAAATTTCAATAGTAGGAGTGCCAGATGAGCCTGGAATAGCTTCTAAAGTATTTAAAAAATTAGCTGAGCAAGGAATTAATGTTGATATGATTATTCAAAATCTTCATTATGATGATCTAAATGATATTACTTTTACTATTGAAGATGATGATTTAAATCAAGCAAAGACTATTTTAGAAAAGTTAAAGCAAGAATTATCCTATAAAGAATTAATTACTGATAGTGATGTAGCTAAAGTATCTATTGTAGGAGCCGGGATGGTAACTAATTCAGGGGTAGCAGCTAAAATGTTTGATGCTTTAGGAAGTGAAGAGATTAATATTGAGATGATTAGTACTTCAGAGATTAAGATTTCTTGCTTATTAGATAAGAGTGAAGCAGATGAAGCAGTACAAGTTATTCATGATAGTTTTAATTTATCTAATCTAAGTGGTCAAGATGCTTAA